A single region of the Duganella sp. BuS-21 genome encodes:
- a CDS encoding beta-ketoacyl-ACP synthase, whose protein sequence is MSRRVAVTGMAGISPIGNDWAAIRERLGEYRNAVVRMAEWEDYEGLNTRLGAPAAPFELNEKYNRKAIRSMGRVALMATRATELALADAGLLEHPLLKNGGMGVSFGSSAGTPSAIGDFGRMMEERTTKGINATTYIKMMAHTAPVNIGVFFGITGRVITTSSACTSGSQGIGYAYEAIKGGKQVAMVAGGAEELCATEAAVFDTLFATSTRNDAGGTTPRPFDGGRDGLVIGEGAGCLILEDLEHAQARGAVIHAELVGFGTNSDGCHVTQPNAATMQIAMQLALQDAGLQPSDIGYVNAHGTGTQQGDIAESQATLAVFGGATPISSLKSYMGHTLGACGALEAWISIEMMREGWFAPTINLDAVDAECAPLDYIAGEGRALQCEYVMSNNFAFGGINTSLIFKRYAN, encoded by the coding sequence ATGAGCCGCCGCGTCGCAGTGACCGGCATGGCGGGCATCAGCCCGATCGGCAATGACTGGGCTGCAATTCGCGAACGCCTCGGCGAGTACCGCAACGCCGTGGTGCGCATGGCGGAGTGGGAAGACTACGAAGGCCTGAATACGCGCCTGGGCGCACCGGCCGCGCCGTTCGAGCTGAATGAAAAATACAACCGCAAGGCGATCCGCAGCATGGGCCGGGTGGCGCTGATGGCGACCCGCGCCACCGAGCTGGCATTGGCCGATGCCGGCCTGCTGGAGCATCCTCTGCTCAAGAACGGCGGCATGGGCGTATCCTTCGGTTCCTCGGCCGGCACGCCGAGCGCCATCGGCGACTTCGGCCGCATGATGGAAGAGCGCACCACCAAGGGCATCAACGCCACCACCTACATCAAGATGATGGCGCACACGGCGCCGGTCAACATCGGCGTATTTTTCGGGATTACCGGGCGTGTGATCACGACCTCCAGCGCGTGCACCTCGGGCAGCCAAGGCATCGGCTATGCCTACGAGGCGATCAAGGGCGGCAAGCAGGTGGCCATGGTGGCCGGCGGCGCCGAGGAATTGTGCGCCACCGAGGCGGCGGTGTTCGATACGCTGTTCGCCACCAGCACCCGCAACGACGCCGGTGGCACCACGCCGCGTCCCTTCGACGGCGGTCGCGATGGTCTGGTGATCGGCGAGGGCGCGGGCTGTTTGATCCTGGAAGACCTGGAGCACGCGCAGGCGCGCGGCGCCGTCATCCATGCGGAGCTGGTGGGCTTCGGCACCAACAGCGACGGCTGCCACGTCACCCAGCCGAATGCGGCCACCATGCAGATCGCGATGCAGCTGGCGTTGCAGGACGCCGGGCTGCAGCCGTCGGATATCGGCTACGTCAACGCGCACGGTACCGGCACGCAGCAGGGCGATATCGCCGAATCGCAGGCGACGCTGGCGGTGTTCGGCGGCGCCACGCCTATCAGTTCGCTGAAGAGTTATATGGGCCACACGCTGGGCGCGTGCGGCGCGCTGGAAGCGTGGATCAGCATCGAGATGATGCGCGAGGGCTGGTTCGCACCGACCATCAACCTGGACGCGGTCGATGCGGAGTGCGCGCCGCTGGACTACATCGCCGGCGAAGGCCGTGCGCTGCAATGCGAGTACGTCATGTCGAATAACTTCGCGTTCGGCGGCATCAACACCTCGCTGATTTTCAAACGTTACGCCAACTAA
- the fabG gene encoding 3-oxoacyl-ACP reductase FabG has translation MNQNKSMSVLVTGSSRGIGKAIALRLARDGYDVVLHCRSQRAEADAVAQEIGAMGRAARVLQFDISDRAATAAALEADIGQHGCYYGVVCNAGVARDNAFPAMSGEDWDIVLQTNLDGFYNVLNPLVMPMVQRRKPGRIVTLASVSGLIGNRGQVNYSAAKAGIIGATKALALELAKRAITVNCVAPGLIDTDMIEDVPMDEVLKMIPARRVGKPEEVAAAVSFLVGEEAGYITRQVISVNGGLA, from the coding sequence ATGAATCAGAATAAATCCATGAGCGTTCTGGTGACCGGATCGTCGCGCGGCATCGGCAAGGCGATCGCGCTGCGCCTGGCGCGCGACGGCTATGACGTGGTGCTGCATTGCCGCAGCCAGCGCGCCGAAGCCGATGCGGTGGCCCAGGAGATCGGGGCCATGGGCCGCGCCGCGCGCGTGCTGCAGTTCGATATCAGCGACCGCGCGGCGACAGCCGCAGCGCTGGAGGCGGACATCGGGCAGCACGGCTGCTACTACGGCGTGGTGTGCAACGCCGGCGTGGCGCGCGACAATGCCTTCCCCGCCATGTCCGGCGAGGACTGGGATATCGTGCTGCAAACGAACCTGGATGGCTTCTACAACGTGCTCAATCCCCTGGTCATGCCGATGGTCCAGCGCCGCAAGCCGGGACGCATCGTCACGCTGGCGTCGGTGTCGGGACTGATCGGCAATCGCGGGCAGGTCAACTACAGCGCGGCCAAGGCCGGCATCATCGGCGCCACCAAGGCGCTGGCGCTGGAGCTGGCCAAACGCGCCATCACCGTCAACTGCGTGGCGCCGGGGCTGATCGACACCGACATGATCGAGGATGTGCCGATGGACGAAGTGCTGAAGATGATACCGGCGCGGCGCGTCGGCAAGCCGGAAGAGGTGGCGGCCGCCGTCAGCTTCCTGGTCGGCGAGGAAGCGGGCTACATCACGCGCCAGGTCATCTCCGTCAACGGCGGTCTGGCATGA
- a CDS encoding hotdog family protein — protein MNVPAHMPDIRTLVPHSGQMVMLDRALSADTDMLCAEVRVHPGSVLADETGVGAWVGIEYMAQAIAAHAGWLALQRGGEVKVGFLLGSRKYEAKVSQFALGEVLHVHVHRVLQAENGLGAFECRIDIAGGMAAAATATVTVFQPANVNQFLKDGNVG, from the coding sequence ATGAACGTGCCTGCGCATATGCCCGACATACGCACGCTGGTGCCGCACTCCGGCCAGATGGTGATGCTCGACCGCGCGCTGAGCGCGGACACCGACATGCTGTGCGCCGAAGTGCGCGTCCATCCGGGCAGCGTGCTCGCGGATGAAACCGGCGTCGGCGCCTGGGTCGGCATCGAATACATGGCGCAGGCCATCGCCGCGCATGCGGGATGGCTGGCGTTGCAGCGCGGCGGGGAGGTCAAAGTCGGCTTCCTGCTAGGATCGCGCAAGTACGAGGCCAAGGTATCGCAGTTCGCGCTGGGCGAGGTGCTGCACGTGCATGTGCACCGCGTGCTGCAGGCCGAGAATGGCCTGGGCGCGTTCGAGTGCCGCATCGATATCGCCGGCGGCATGGCTGCTGCGGCGACGGCCACGGTGACGGTGTTCCAGCCGGCGAATGTCAATCAATTTCTCAAAGATGGAAACGTAGGATGA
- a CDS encoding beta-ketoacyl-ACP synthase yields MLNIYLNDCGIICALGASHAQVKARLYAGETGVAATSRWSSGRELPLGAVQAELPSVAHLPPHQRSRNNALVLAALAQIRPAVEAAIARYGTQRVGVVLGTSTSGIGETELAVGRHAAVGSLPVDFHYAMQEMGSPAEMLAQELGLCGPAYVHSSACSSSAKAIASAARLIRMGLCDAVITGGADSLCSFTVAGFAALESVSPEQCNPMSANRRGINIGEGAALFLMTAEADSAPVALLGWGESSDGHHMSAPDPAGEGARLAMTQALQRAGLQPSQIDYVNMHGTATPQNDAMESKVIAGLFGCEVPVSSTKPFTGHTLGAAAAIEAALCWLAMQDDNPQGRLPPHLWDGAADGALPALNLAPVGATLGRPLRRVLSSSFAFGGSNAVLVLGRSA; encoded by the coding sequence ATGTTGAATATCTACCTGAACGATTGCGGCATCATCTGCGCATTGGGCGCCAGCCACGCGCAGGTCAAGGCACGCCTGTATGCCGGTGAAACCGGCGTGGCGGCGACCAGCCGCTGGTCGTCGGGACGCGAGCTGCCGCTGGGCGCCGTGCAGGCGGAATTGCCTTCGGTGGCGCACCTGCCGCCGCATCAGCGCAGTCGCAATAACGCGCTGGTGCTGGCGGCGCTGGCGCAGATCCGGCCCGCAGTGGAGGCGGCGATCGCACGCTACGGCACGCAGCGCGTCGGCGTGGTGCTCGGCACCAGCACCTCCGGCATCGGCGAGACCGAGCTGGCGGTGGGCCGGCATGCGGCAGTTGGGTCGCTGCCGGTGGATTTTCATTATGCGATGCAGGAGATGGGATCGCCGGCCGAGATGCTGGCGCAGGAGCTGGGCCTGTGCGGCCCGGCCTACGTGCATTCGAGCGCCTGTTCGTCCAGCGCCAAGGCCATAGCCAGCGCCGCGCGCCTGATCCGCATGGGCTTGTGCGATGCGGTCATCACCGGCGGCGCCGATTCGCTGTGCAGTTTTACGGTGGCCGGTTTCGCGGCGCTGGAGTCGGTCAGCCCGGAGCAGTGCAATCCGATGAGCGCCAACCGGCGCGGCATCAATATCGGCGAGGGTGCGGCGCTGTTCCTCATGACCGCAGAAGCAGATTCTGCGCCGGTGGCGCTGCTGGGCTGGGGCGAGTCGTCCGACGGTCACCATATGTCGGCGCCTGATCCGGCCGGCGAAGGCGCGCGGCTGGCGATGACGCAGGCCTTGCAGCGCGCCGGCCTGCAGCCGTCGCAGATCGACTATGTCAATATGCACGGCACTGCCACGCCGCAGAACGACGCGATGGAGTCCAAGGTCATCGCGGGACTGTTCGGCTGCGAGGTGCCGGTCAGCTCGACCAAGCCGTTCACCGGCCACACATTGGGCGCTGCGGCCGCGATCGAGGCGGCGCTGTGCTGGCTGGCGATGCAGGACGATAATCCGCAAGGCAGGCTGCCGCCGCATCTGTGGGACGGCGCCGCCGACGGCGCGCTGCCGGCCCTGAATCTGGCGCCGGTGGGCGCCACGCTGGGCCGGCCGCTGCGCCGTGTGTTGAGCAGCTCCTTCGCCTTCGGCGGATCGAACGCGGTACTGGTGCTGGGGAGGTCGGCATGA
- a CDS encoding DUF3261 domain-containing protein — protein MFAGLTSRHLRAPAKIAAVALTLLLGACASTAPPPQARLGLKLAPATLGASISVQQHLKVERNGRIDELDVALQVEPDAIDVVGLAFGQRVLTLRYDGKELTSWRHVMLPSQVRAEDVLEDMQLTLWPAEAIAATLPAGWRVAEQGSKRTLYLADEPIMEIAYSGTPRWSGTVVLENLRYHYKLTIQFAPET, from the coding sequence ATGTTCGCCGGCCTGACGTCACGTCACTTGCGGGCGCCGGCGAAGATTGCCGCTGTGGCGTTGACGCTGCTGCTGGGGGCCTGTGCCAGCACCGCGCCGCCGCCGCAGGCGCGGCTCGGCCTCAAGCTGGCGCCGGCCACGTTGGGCGCATCCATCAGCGTGCAGCAGCACCTGAAGGTGGAACGAAACGGCCGCATTGATGAACTGGACGTTGCCCTGCAGGTGGAACCGGACGCCATCGATGTCGTCGGCCTGGCCTTCGGCCAGCGCGTGCTGACGCTGCGCTACGACGGCAAGGAGTTGACCTCGTGGCGGCATGTGATGCTGCCGTCGCAGGTGCGCGCCGAGGATGTGCTGGAGGACATGCAGCTGACGCTGTGGCCGGCCGAGGCCATCGCCGCCACGCTGCCGGCCGGCTGGCGGGTGGCGGAGCAGGGCAGCAAGCGCACCCTGTACCTGGCCGATGAGCCTATCATGGAGATCGCCTACAGCGGCACGCCGCGCTGGAGCGGCACGGTGGTGTTGGAAAACCTGCGATATCACTATAAGCTCACGATACAGTTTGCACCCGAGACCTGA
- a CDS encoding tryptophan 7-halogenase — protein MTDASPIETAEILIVGAGPAGAVAAALLRQQGRQVLVIEREQFPRFSIGESLLPQSMAYLEQAGMLRAVVEAGFQFKNGAAFMRDGCYTDFDFRDKHSEGWGTTYQVQRADFDHILAKEAERFGAEVRYRHEVLNIELGQGANGGARVTVRHADGHEYAVDAGFILDASGFGRILPRLLKLETPSNFPVRGAIFTHVEDVIRDAGFDRNKIRVTVHPKHCDVWFWTIPFAGGRCSQGVVAETSFLDRYQGTPTERLQAIVAEEPSLHALLGNAKWDTPARQITGYSANVEKLWGQGYALLGNAGEFLDPVFSSGVTIAFKSASLAAAALQRQFAGETVDWQADYGAPLRKGVDTFRAFVESWYAGGFQKILFHEQKQPEVKRMIASILAGYAWDLSNPLVKETSRRLAALEALCSPA, from the coding sequence ATGACTGACGCATCGCCTATCGAAACAGCTGAAATCCTGATTGTCGGTGCCGGGCCGGCGGGCGCGGTGGCTGCGGCCCTGCTGCGCCAGCAGGGCCGGCAGGTGCTGGTGATCGAGCGCGAGCAGTTCCCGCGCTTTTCCATCGGCGAGAGCCTGCTGCCGCAAAGTATGGCCTACCTTGAGCAGGCGGGCATGCTGCGCGCGGTGGTGGAGGCGGGCTTCCAGTTCAAGAACGGCGCCGCCTTCATGCGCGACGGCTGCTACACCGATTTCGATTTCCGCGATAAGCACTCGGAAGGCTGGGGCACCACCTACCAGGTGCAGCGCGCCGACTTTGACCACATCCTGGCAAAAGAGGCCGAGCGCTTCGGCGCGGAAGTACGCTATCGCCATGAGGTGCTGAACATCGAGCTGGGGCAGGGCGCCAACGGCGGCGCGCGCGTCACGGTGCGCCATGCGGACGGCCATGAGTACGCAGTCGATGCGGGCTTCATTCTCGACGCCAGCGGCTTTGGTCGCATCCTGCCACGCTTGCTGAAGCTGGAGACGCCGTCCAATTTCCCGGTGCGCGGCGCCATCTTCACTCACGTCGAAGACGTCATCCGCGACGCCGGTTTCGACCGCAACAAGATCCGTGTAACCGTACATCCCAAGCATTGCGACGTCTGGTTCTGGACCATTCCGTTCGCCGGCGGCCGCTGCTCGCAGGGCGTGGTGGCGGAGACCAGCTTCCTCGACCGCTACCAAGGCACGCCGACCGAGCGCCTGCAGGCCATTGTGGCGGAAGAGCCGTCGCTGCACGCCTTGCTGGGCAACGCCAAGTGGGACACGCCCGCGCGCCAGATCACCGGCTATTCGGCCAATGTGGAAAAACTGTGGGGCCAGGGTTACGCGCTGCTGGGCAACGCCGGCGAATTCCTCGATCCGGTGTTTTCGTCGGGCGTCACCATCGCCTTCAAATCGGCCAGCCTGGCGGCAGCCGCGCTGCAGCGCCAGTTCGCCGGCGAGACGGTGGACTGGCAGGCCGATTACGGCGCGCCGCTGCGCAAGGGCGTGGACACCTTCCGCGCCTTCGTCGAGTCGTGGTACGCGGGCGGTTTCCAGAAGATCCTGTTCCATGAGCAGAAGCAGCCCGAGGTCAAGCGCATGATCGCGTCCATCCTGGCCGGTTATGCCTGGGACTTGAGCAATCCGTTGGTGAAGGAAACGTCGCGCCGGCTGGCGGCGCTGGAGGCCCTATGTTCGCCGGCCTGA
- a CDS encoding MMPL family transporter, producing the protein MTRTRQLALLWLLAVCLLLGHNVYLWAVKRIAPDTDIMALLPVQERDPVLQASFSHMVDAAQQRLIVLVGADDWQSATRAADAYSAVLAVRKDIFAATPIGEQTQSDWLALFQQHRLTLLTAQQEAQLRDQPSQFWLDAALARLYAPFGGPKLGAWQDDPFGLFAGWVQERAQETPVRPRDGHLFVADGARQYVLLPLTLKVPALSMTAQDTVLPLLRQAGDAARKATPKVELIEAGVILHAASASGKASAEASTIGIGSLLGIIVLMWFVFHSFKPISLILLSIGIGFLGALSVCWMLFGHVHLMTLVFGASLIGVAQDYGIYFLCNRLSADEKTDSPALLKRLLPGLSLTLLAAVIGYMGLGLTPFPGLRQMAVFSALGLVFAWLTVVFWFPLLIGGRSLNSGGLVRAYGAALQRWPLLRFNRATLVAAVVFVLAAGYGIGRLGANDDIRLLQNPPKHLIDDQIKLSRLLDAPTPVQYFLVRGDSAEMVLQREEQIKARLDSLIAAKRLSGYQAVSNWVPSARTQAARRALVEQKLLAADGPLQGVAAQAGEDAQWIAATRDGLLAAATPLTLDAFLASPASEPWRHLWLGESQDAGGRVVASIVALRGLSGAAAPQVLMAAEGLDGVQWVDKVAEISSVLGRYRAYMSWVVAGAYLVVFALLFRRYRSRTWRVLAPTALASLATLALLGYGGQQLQLFHVLALMLLLGVGVDYGIFMQEHPDRRDHTPWLAVGMSAANTILSFGLLGLSATPALQAFGLTMLLGTALVWLIVPCFASHPPERTHD; encoded by the coding sequence TTGACCCGTACCCGCCAACTCGCGCTGCTTTGGCTATTGGCCGTTTGCCTGCTGCTGGGGCATAACGTCTACCTATGGGCGGTCAAGCGCATCGCGCCGGACACCGACATCATGGCGCTGCTGCCGGTGCAGGAGCGCGACCCGGTGCTGCAAGCCTCGTTCAGCCACATGGTCGATGCCGCGCAACAGCGGCTGATCGTGCTGGTGGGCGCAGACGACTGGCAGAGCGCCACCCGCGCCGCCGACGCCTACAGCGCCGTACTGGCAGTGCGCAAGGATATCTTCGCCGCGACGCCGATCGGTGAGCAGACGCAGAGCGATTGGCTGGCGCTGTTCCAGCAGCACCGCTTGACGCTGTTGACGGCGCAGCAGGAAGCGCAGCTGCGCGATCAGCCTTCGCAGTTCTGGCTGGACGCCGCGCTGGCCAGGCTGTATGCGCCGTTCGGCGGTCCCAAGCTCGGCGCCTGGCAGGACGATCCATTCGGCCTGTTCGCCGGCTGGGTGCAGGAGCGCGCGCAGGAAACGCCGGTGCGGCCGCGCGACGGCCATTTGTTCGTGGCCGACGGCGCTCGCCAGTACGTGCTGCTGCCGTTGACGCTGAAAGTGCCGGCGCTGTCGATGACGGCACAGGACACCGTGCTGCCGCTGCTGCGGCAGGCCGGCGACGCCGCGCGCAAGGCCACGCCGAAAGTGGAGCTGATCGAGGCCGGTGTGATCCTGCACGCGGCCAGCGCCAGCGGCAAGGCCAGTGCCGAGGCGTCCACCATCGGCATCGGCTCGCTGCTCGGCATCATTGTGCTGATGTGGTTCGTATTCCATTCCTTTAAACCGATTTCGCTGATCCTGCTGTCGATCGGCATCGGCTTCCTGGGCGCGCTGTCGGTGTGCTGGATGTTGTTCGGGCATGTCCATCTCATGACGCTGGTGTTCGGCGCTAGCCTGATCGGCGTGGCGCAGGACTACGGCATCTACTTCCTCTGCAATCGCCTCTCCGCCGATGAAAAGACCGACTCGCCGGCGCTGCTGAAGCGCCTGCTGCCGGGCCTGAGCCTGACGTTGCTGGCGGCGGTGATCGGCTATATGGGCCTGGGCCTGACGCCGTTCCCCGGCCTGCGCCAGATGGCGGTGTTCTCGGCGCTGGGACTGGTGTTTGCATGGCTGACGGTGGTGTTCTGGTTCCCGCTGCTGATCGGCGGCCGGAGCTTGAACAGCGGTGGCCTGGTGCGCGCGTATGGCGCTGCCCTGCAGCGCTGGCCGCTGCTGCGCTTCAACCGCGCCACGCTGGTGGCGGCCGTGGTGTTCGTGCTGGCCGCCGGCTACGGCATCGGCCGCCTGGGCGCCAACGACGATATCCGCCTGCTGCAAAATCCGCCCAAGCATCTGATCGACGACCAGATCAAATTGAGCCGGCTGCTGGATGCGCCGACGCCGGTGCAGTACTTCCTGGTGCGCGGCGACTCGGCCGAGATGGTGCTGCAGCGCGAGGAGCAGATCAAGGCGCGGCTCGATTCGCTGATCGCGGCCAAGCGCTTGTCCGGCTATCAGGCCGTATCCAACTGGGTGCCGTCGGCGCGCACGCAGGCCGCGCGCCGCGCGTTGGTCGAGCAAAAGCTGCTGGCCGCAGACGGTCCGCTGCAAGGTGTGGCCGCGCAGGCAGGCGAGGATGCGCAATGGATCGCGGCTACCCGCGACGGCCTGCTGGCCGCCGCTACACCACTGACGCTGGATGCGTTCCTGGCATCGCCGGCCAGCGAGCCGTGGCGCCATCTGTGGTTGGGCGAAAGCCAGGACGCCGGCGGCCGCGTGGTCGCCAGCATCGTCGCGCTGCGCGGCTTGAGCGGCGCTGCGGCGCCGCAGGTGCTGATGGCGGCCGAGGGTCTGGACGGCGTGCAGTGGGTCGACAAGGTGGCCGAGATTTCCTCGGTGCTGGGCCGCTACCGCGCGTATATGAGCTGGGTGGTGGCGGGCGCCTATCTGGTGGTGTTCGCGCTGCTGTTCCGCCGCTATCGCAGCCGCACCTGGCGCGTGCTGGCGCCGACCGCGCTGGCCAGTCTGGCGACGCTGGCGCTGCTGGGCTACGGCGGCCAGCAGCTGCAACTGTTCCATGTGCTGGCGTTGATGCTGCTGCTGGGCGTCGGCGTCGACTACGGCATCTTCATGCAGGAACACCCGGACCGACGCGACCACACGCCGTGGCTGGCGGTCGGCATGTCGGCGGCCAATACGATACTTTCCTTCGGCCTGCTCGGCCTGAGCGCCACGCCGGCGTTGCAGGCCTTCGGCTTGACCATGCTGCTGGGGACCGCGCTGGTCTGGCTGATCGTTCCGTGCTTCGCCTCACATCCACCAGAAAGAACACATGACTGA
- a CDS encoding outer membrane lipoprotein carrier protein LolA, which yields MNKIKYAPAALSLAALALTLAQPAQAVVPAAKIQAMLAKPPIMCGRFDQTKNLAGMKKPLASEGRFCVVAGKGVLWRTLKPFPSTLRLTRDEIVNYQGDRVAMRLDARTEPTVRVINNVLFSLLAGDLGQLDTLFDGEGSVDANSWNVSLKPRQAALEKAIGTIKLEGGSYVKSIVMNEAGGDRTTIVFSAIQTGEGAMSKEEAALF from the coding sequence ATGAACAAGATTAAGTACGCGCCGGCCGCGCTGTCGCTGGCCGCTCTTGCCCTGACCTTGGCACAGCCGGCGCAAGCCGTCGTGCCGGCCGCGAAGATCCAGGCCATGCTGGCCAAGCCGCCCATCATGTGCGGCCGCTTCGACCAGACCAAGAATCTGGCGGGCATGAAGAAACCGCTGGCTTCCGAAGGCCGCTTCTGTGTGGTGGCCGGCAAGGGCGTGTTGTGGCGCACCCTCAAGCCTTTCCCCAGCACGCTGCGCCTGACGCGCGACGAAATCGTCAACTACCAGGGCGACCGCGTAGCCATGCGCCTGGACGCCAGGACCGAACCGACGGTCCGCGTCATCAATAACGTGCTGTTCTCGCTGCTGGCCGGCGACCTGGGCCAGCTGGACACGCTGTTCGACGGCGAGGGCAGCGTCGATGCCAACAGTTGGAACGTCTCGCTCAAGCCGCGCCAGGCGGCGCTGGAAAAAGCTATCGGCACCATCAAGCTGGAAGGCGGCAGCTACGTCAAGTCCATCGTGATGAACGAGGCCGGCGGCGACCGCACCACCATCGTGTTCTCGGCCATCCAGACCGGTGAAGGCGCGATGAGCAAGGAAGAGGCGGCGCTGTTTTGA
- a CDS encoding acyl-CoA thioesterase, translated as MRKPKESRWFAEVEMQVQFFDLDPMEIVWHGRYVKYLEVVRCALLDKIGYNYPQMKASGYAWPVIDMQLRYVGSATFGQKLKLRADIVEWENRLKIDYLITDADTGKRLNRATTTMVAVDMATKEMCYVSPPVLFEKLGIEHEQD; from the coding sequence ATGCGTAAGCCGAAAGAAAGCCGCTGGTTCGCGGAAGTCGAGATGCAGGTGCAGTTCTTCGACCTGGACCCGATGGAAATCGTCTGGCACGGGCGCTACGTCAAATACCTGGAAGTAGTACGCTGCGCCTTGCTCGACAAGATAGGCTACAACTATCCGCAGATGAAGGCGTCGGGCTACGCCTGGCCGGTGATCGACATGCAACTGCGTTATGTAGGCTCGGCCACCTTCGGCCAGAAGCTCAAGCTGCGCGCCGACATCGTCGAGTGGGAAAACCGTTTGAAGATCGATTATCTGATTACCGACGCCGACACCGGCAAGCGCCTGAACCGCGCCACGACCACCATGGTCGCCGTCGACATGGCGACCAAGGAGATGTGCTACGTGTCGCCACCCGTGCTGTTTGAAAAACTGGGAATCGAACATGAACAAGATTAA
- a CDS encoding aromatic amino acid ammonia-lyase yields the protein MHLADIAQLDQPSRTVRFDRNRLTIEDIVDIAHGRAGAALSDDPEFRAAIARGADFLERLLREDGTIYGVTTGYGDSCTVTVPPELVAELPHHLYTYHGVGLGEYFTPAQTRAILASRLASLSKGYSGVSVELLLQITRLLDAGLLPLIPSEGSVGASGDLTPLSYLAAVLCGEREVWRDGVQVPAAQALQDAGITPLRLRPKEGLAIMNGTAVMTALACLAYDRADYLVRLSTRITAMASYAMDGNAHHFDEVLFAAKPHGGMQQVAAWLRSDLPTDTWERNGKRLQDRYSIRCAPHVIGVLADAMPFFRSGIENELNSANDNPLIDADNERVLHGGHFYGGHIAFAMDGMKNAVANLADLLDRQMALLVDSRYNHGLPANLSGAIGARAPINHGLKALQISASAWTAEALKLTMPASVFSRSTECHNQDKVSMGTIAARDCLRVLELTEQVVAALLITVRQGVWLRGRVSPELQPQAALAAMQEALAADIAPVEEDRRLEPDLRLLLQRIRNKAWDLYA from the coding sequence ATGCATCTCGCTGACATTGCCCAACTTGACCAGCCGTCACGCACGGTGCGCTTCGACCGCAACCGCCTGACCATCGAAGACATCGTCGACATCGCGCACGGCCGCGCCGGCGCCGCGCTGTCGGACGATCCGGAATTCCGCGCCGCCATCGCCCGCGGCGCCGACTTCCTCGAACGCCTGCTGCGCGAGGACGGCACCATCTACGGCGTCACCACCGGTTACGGCGACTCCTGCACCGTGACCGTGCCGCCGGAGCTGGTGGCGGAGCTGCCGCACCACCTGTACACCTATCACGGCGTCGGCCTTGGTGAATACTTCACGCCGGCGCAGACGCGCGCCATCCTGGCTTCGCGCCTGGCGTCGCTGAGCAAGGGCTACTCCGGTGTCAGCGTCGAACTGCTGCTGCAGATCACCCGTCTGCTGGACGCCGGCCTGCTGCCGCTGATTCCGTCGGAAGGTTCGGTCGGCGCCAGCGGCGACCTGACGCCGCTGTCCTACCTGGCGGCGGTGCTGTGCGGCGAGCGCGAAGTGTGGCGCGACGGCGTGCAGGTGCCGGCCGCGCAGGCCTTGCAAGACGCCGGCATCACGCCGCTGCGCCTGCGCCCGAAGGAAGGCCTGGCCATCATGAACGGCACCGCCGTGATGACGGCGCTGGCCTGCCTGGCCTACGACCGCGCCGACTACCTGGTTCGCCTGAGCACCCGCATTACCGCCATGGCTTCCTACGCGATGGACGGCAATGCCCACCACTTCGACGAAGTGCTGTTCGCGGCCAAGCCGCACGGCGGCATGCAGCAGGTGGCGGCGTGGTTGCGTAGCGACCTGCCGACCGACACCTGGGAACGCAACGGCAAGCGCCTGCAGGACCGCTATTCGATCCGCTGTGCGCCGCACGTGATCGGCGTGCTGGCCGACGCCATGCCGTTCTTCCGCAGCGGCATCGAGAATGAACTCAATAGCGCCAACGACAATCCGCTGATCGACGCCGACAACGAGCGCGTGCTGCACGGCGGCCATTTCTACGGCGGTCATATCGCCTTCGCCATGGACGGCATGAAGAACGCCGTCGCCAACCTGGCCGACCTGCTGGACCGCCAGATGGCGCTGCTGGTCGACAGCCGCTACAACCATGGCCTGCCGGCCAACCTGTCCGGCGCCATCGGCGCGCGTGCGCCCATCAATCATGGATTGAAGGCGTTGCAGATCAGCGCTTCGGCGTGGACGGCGGAAGCGCTCAAGCTGACCATGCCGGCGTCGGTGTTCTCGCGTTCGACCGAATGCCATAACCAGGACAAGGTCAGCATGGGCACCATCGCCGCGCGTGACTGCCTGCGCGTGCTGGAGTTGACCGAACAGGTGGTCGCGGCGCTGCTGATCACCGTGCGCCAGGGCGTCTGGCTGCGCGGCCGCGTCAGCCCGGAACTGCAGCCGCAGGCTGCGCTGGCCGCGATGCAGGAAGCGCTGGCCGCCGACATCGCGCCGGTGGAGGAAGACCGCCGGCTGGAACCGGACCTGCGCCTGCTGCTGCAGCGCATCCGCAACAAGGCATGGGATCTGTATGCGTAA